One window of Branchiostoma lanceolatum isolate klBraLanc5 chromosome 6, klBraLanc5.hap2, whole genome shotgun sequence genomic DNA carries:
- the LOC136436867 gene encoding sulfotransferase 1B1-like: MSGRHSMLWTHEGVSLSRLITKETLDAVLDFQIRDDDIVVASFPKTGTHWLSEIAVKILRAAGKTEESMDTMTSGPMEATRPTATQPSYITLADIPSPRLVVTHLPIQFAPKGISKPQNKVKVLVPMRNPKDTAVSMFHFYKKLWRLMGVNMELRWEEFVEDVRSGMVSFGDYCDWLVGWWQMRDNPHFLFLKYEDMKKDLLSAVKTIVAFLEVDLDESTIKDIAEDSTFDNMKAGLDNSTIAERRGIARKGIIGDWKNTFSSEESAAFDAWCEKKLGGTGLTFDFE; the protein is encoded by the exons ATGAGCGGCCGTCATAGTATGTTGTGGACCCACGAGGGGGTTTCCCTGAGTCGTCTCATCACCAAGGAGACTCTGGATGCCGTGTTGGATTTTCAGATCCGAGATGACGACATTGTTGTAGCGAGTTTTCCAAAGACAG GAACACACTGGCTGTCAGAGATCGCCGTTAAGATCCTAAGGGCCGCAGGGAAAACAGAAGAAAGCATGGACACCATGACCTCTGGGCCCATGGAGGCGACGCGACCGACAGCCACACAGCCAAGCTACATCACGCTCGCAGACATACCCTCCCCTCGCCTGGTGGTAACACACCTACCTATTCAGTTCGCACCAAAAGGGATATCCAAGCCACAGAATAAG GTAAAAGTGCTGGTGCCGATGAGGAACCCGAAGGACACAGCTGTGTCGATGTTCCACTTCTATAAGAAACTATGGAGATTGATGGGCGTAAACATGGAACTGCGCTGGGAAGAGTTTGTGGAGGACGTCAGGAGCGGAATGG TGTCATTCGGAGACTACTGTGACtggctggttggctggtggCAGATGCGTGACAACCCCCACTTCCTCTTTCTTAAGTATGAGGACATGAAGAAG GATCTACTGAGTGCTGTGAAGACCATTGTGGCATTTCTGGAGGTGGATCTGGATGAATCGACCATAAAGGACATCGCAgaggacagcacttttgacaaCATGAAGGCAGGCCTGGATAATTCGACTATCGCCGAGAGAAGGGGTATAGCCAGGAAAG GAATTATCGGAGACTGGAAGAACACTTTCTCTTCAGAGGAGAGCGCTGCGTTTGACGCCTGGTGTGAGAAGAAGCTCGGTGGTACGGGCCTCACGTTTGACTTCGAATAA